One genomic region from Euleptes europaea isolate rEulEur1 chromosome 6, rEulEur1.hap1, whole genome shotgun sequence encodes:
- the NUDT8 gene encoding mitochondrial coenzyme A diphosphatase NUDT8 — protein sequence MFPALRHLCHGMPPTPISYVGLVRRYLSWANEQRCRKLLEASTNRYRQEPVSAAVLVSLCSVAGVPAVLYTLRSSTMTGMHKGDVSFPGGKCDTCDRDAVATALRETHEELNLRLGEDCVWGVMKPLPDRRGLKVAPVLANLGPLEHLTLKPNSQEVETVFTLPISHLLQEENQGYTNFCRKGQYSYTMPVFLHGPHRIWGLTAIITDFTLELLAPGTYYRRTRVRATR from the exons ATGTTTCCAGCTCTTCGCCACCTCTGCCATGGTATGCCCCCTACACCTATTTCCTACGTAGGCCTAGTACGCAGATACTTATCCTGGGCAAATGAGCAACGGTGTCGCAAGTTGCTAGAGGCATCCACCAACCGGTATAGACAAGAGCCTGTGTCAGCAGCTGTTCTGGTGTCTCTGTGTTCTGTGGCTGGGGTTCCAGCTGTCTTGTACACTTTGCGTTCCAGCACCATGACTGGCATGCACAAAGGAGATGTCAG CTTCCCAGGTGGTAAGTGTGACACCTGCGACCGGGACGCCGTCGCCACAGCACTCAGGGAGACTCATGAAGAGCTGAACCTGCGCCTAGGGGAGGACTGTGTCTGGGGAGTCATGAAACCATTGCCTGACAGG AGAGGATTGAAGGTGGCTCCTGTTCTTGCAAATCTGGGACCTCTGGAGCATCTGACCCTGAAGCCTAACTCCCAAGAG GTTGAGACTGTCTTCACACTTCCCATTTCCCACTTGCTGCAAGAAGAAAACCAGGGCTACACAAACTTCTGCCGGAAGGGGCAATACAGCTACACAATGCCTGTCTTTCTGCATGGTCCTCACCGCATATGGGGTCTCACGGCAATAATCACTGATTTTACTCTGGAATTACTGGCTCCAGGAACATACTACAGGCGGACTCGAGTGCGGGCCACTCGCTGA